One window of the Chryseobacterium sp. CY350 genome contains the following:
- a CDS encoding DUF2089 family protein, translated as MKLPIICPSCDHTLQVSQMKCPECTTEVNGNYELPVLLKLARDEQDFILNFFLSSGSIKEMAKQADLSYPTMRNKMDDLIEKINQLKTKI; from the coding sequence ATGAAGTTACCAATAATTTGTCCGAGCTGTGATCATACACTTCAGGTAAGCCAGATGAAATGCCCGGAATGTACCACTGAAGTCAACGGAAATTATGAGCTTCCTGTACTGTTAAAGTTAGCTAGAGATGAGCAGGATTTTATTCTTAATTTCTTTCTTTCCAGCGGAAGTATCAAAGAAATGGCAAAACAGGCCGATCTCTCCTACCCGACGATGAGAAATAAAATGGACGATCTGATTGAAAAGATTAATCAATTAAAAACCAAAATATGA
- a CDS encoding L-serine ammonia-lyase has product MESISVFEIIKVGIGPSSSHTMGPWNAASAFIRIIKRERSIAEVKEVFLEFFGSLAKTGIGHGTDIAGMLGLNGEDFKTINTSKIDEIVHHIKTSEILNLGGEKEIPFVYGHHLVLNMSQSLDFHPNGMIFKAFFEDGTELVQDFYSVGGGFIASQEKNSIEKQCVRTLYPCHHGSDILKYCEKLGFDKMSDLILINEESWRTQEETRKEALYIWENIKECIYKGVNKEGILPGGLNVTRRAAGINRKLLGEKIYKSKEQWFQQVVDAEENFTNINKWISCFALAVNEENASFGRIITAPTNGASGVIPAVLMYAQAFTPHTSDDDIARFLLVAGEIGTLFKKNATISAAMGGCQAEVGVSSAMAAAGLTEILGGSVGQVLMAAEIAMEHHLGLTCDPIRGLVQIPCIERNTMGAMKAITAANIALESDPAKAKVSLDQVIQTMWETALSMNDRFKETSEGGLAIAVNVPEC; this is encoded by the coding sequence ATGGAATCTATATCGGTTTTTGAAATTATAAAAGTAGGAATTGGCCCTTCCAGTTCGCACACAATGGGACCCTGGAATGCTGCGTCGGCATTCATCAGAATTATAAAAAGAGAAAGATCAATTGCTGAAGTAAAAGAAGTTTTTCTGGAATTCTTCGGTTCACTTGCAAAAACAGGGATTGGCCACGGAACAGATATCGCCGGAATGTTGGGTCTGAATGGGGAAGATTTTAAAACCATCAACACTTCAAAGATCGACGAAATCGTGCATCATATTAAAACTTCAGAAATTCTAAATTTAGGCGGAGAAAAAGAAATACCTTTCGTATACGGACATCATTTGGTGCTCAATATGTCTCAGTCTCTTGATTTTCATCCCAACGGAATGATCTTTAAAGCCTTTTTTGAAGACGGAACAGAACTCGTTCAGGATTTTTATTCTGTAGGCGGCGGTTTCATTGCCAGTCAGGAAAAAAATTCGATTGAAAAACAGTGTGTACGAACATTATATCCTTGTCATCACGGTTCAGATATTTTAAAATATTGCGAAAAATTAGGATTTGATAAAATGTCGGATCTTATTTTAATCAACGAAGAAAGCTGGAGAACTCAGGAAGAGACTAGAAAAGAAGCCTTATACATTTGGGAAAATATCAAAGAATGCATTTACAAAGGTGTAAATAAAGAAGGTATTTTACCGGGCGGACTCAATGTTACTAGACGAGCTGCCGGAATCAACAGAAAGCTTCTCGGAGAAAAAATTTATAAAAGTAAAGAACAATGGTTTCAGCAGGTTGTTGACGCCGAAGAAAACTTTACCAATATCAACAAATGGATTTCCTGTTTTGCGCTCGCTGTCAATGAAGAAAATGCCAGTTTTGGTAGAATCATCACTGCACCAACAAACGGAGCAAGCGGAGTAATTCCTGCAGTTTTGATGTATGCACAGGCTTTTACACCGCATACAAGCGACGACGATATTGCGAGATTTTTATTGGTCGCCGGAGAAATCGGGACTTTATTCAAAAAAAATGCAACTATTTCGGCTGCAATGGGCGGCTGTCAGGCAGAAGTCGGAGTTTCATCGGCAATGGCAGCAGCAGGTTTAACCGAAATTCTTGGAGGCAGTGTAGGTCAGGTTTTGATGGCCGCAGAAATTGCTATGGAACATCATTTAGGTTTAACATGCGATCCGATTCGTGGTCTTGTGCAGATTCCTTGTATTGAGAGAAATACAATGGGCGCGATGAAAGCCATTACTGCAGCGAATATTGCATTAGAAAGTGATCCTGCAAAAGCAAAAGTAAGCCTGGATCAGGTAATTCAGACGATGTGGGAGACAGCTCTGTCGATGAATGATCGTTTTAAGGAAACTTCGGAAGGCGGTTTGGCGATCGCAGTAAACGTTCCCGAGTGTTAA
- a CDS encoding histidine kinase: MDGDYYMIHDYLIFVGIFAIFFFVSVSVYLFSKNQNFRKKNSKLSETNKLIEQRLNEVQLEQIGTKLNPHLFKNILNSVQSHAYQTYMSLDKLANVLDYILYESNKKFVSPKEEFSFALSLIEINKIKINPLFDFRIKSNIDQQDAIYEEKIFAPLLSVDLIENAFKHTDFLAQDSFISIQLELENRIFTMKVSNKASLKNVLEKENSGFGSQSLDQRLKMIYNNFYELNRSSKNGIFTAELKINLGEFYDKVRYIR, encoded by the coding sequence ATGGACGGTGATTATTACATGATTCACGATTATCTGATTTTCGTCGGAATTTTCGCCATCTTTTTTTTTGTATCTGTTAGCGTTTATTTATTCAGTAAAAATCAAAATTTTAGGAAGAAAAATAGTAAACTTTCTGAAACTAACAAGCTGATTGAACAACGATTAAACGAAGTTCAGCTGGAACAAATAGGAACTAAACTGAATCCTCACCTTTTTAAAAACATTCTGAATTCGGTACAATCTCATGCTTATCAGACGTATATGTCGCTTGACAAATTAGCTAATGTTCTGGATTATATTCTGTACGAAAGCAACAAAAAATTTGTAAGCCCAAAAGAGGAATTCAGTTTTGCTTTAAGTCTTATTGAAATTAATAAAATCAAAATCAATCCGCTTTTTGATTTCAGGATAAAATCTAATATCGATCAGCAGGATGCCATTTACGAAGAAAAAATTTTTGCTCCTTTACTTTCTGTAGATTTAATTGAAAACGCCTTTAAACATACAGATTTTTTGGCTCAGGATTCTTTTATTTCGATTCAGCTCGAGCTGGAAAACAGAATTTTCACAATGAAGGTAAGCAACAAAGCATCTCTTAAAAATGTTTTGGAAAAAGAAAACAGCGGTTTCGGAAGTCAGTCTCTTGATCAGCGTTTAAAAATGATCTACAATAACTTTTATGAGCTCAACAGAAGTTCAAAAAATGGTATCTTCACAGCAGAATTAAAAATAAATCTCGGTGAGTTCTACGATAAAGTGCGTTATATTAGATGA
- a CDS encoding YIP1 family protein, producing the protein MKTIFNPLLKFDDKTLLITGIVSVIVVFLTAYYFGLQTDSLFHFALIDSEDSLTKIILSTLMVYAINVAVFFIFGKIINRKTRLIDIVNPILISQITSIFLLITAEIPIISDSQEQIMNSVKNQSLEIEPLVLLIITMYSFFSLAVSAYGIAILYNGFKTATNMKNWRHIVIFALLLLSLMITMQIL; encoded by the coding sequence TTGAAAACTATATTCAATCCGCTTCTTAAATTTGATGATAAAACTTTGCTTATCACAGGCATTGTTTCCGTAATTGTTGTTTTTTTAACAGCCTATTATTTCGGACTTCAGACAGACAGCCTTTTCCATTTTGCATTAATTGATTCCGAGGATTCTTTAACCAAGATTATTTTATCAACATTGATGGTTTATGCGATCAACGTCGCTGTATTTTTCATTTTTGGAAAAATAATTAACAGAAAAACAAGATTGATCGATATTGTAAACCCAATTTTGATATCACAGATTACGAGTATTTTTCTTTTGATTACCGCTGAAATTCCTATTATTAGCGATTCTCAGGAACAGATTATGAATTCGGTAAAAAATCAATCTTTAGAAATTGAGCCTCTCGTACTTTTGATCATCACTATGTACTCTTTCTTTTCGTTAGCGGTATCAGCTTATGGAATTGCAATACTTTATAACGGTTTTAAAACCGCTACAAATATGAAAAACTGGCGTCACATTGTGATCTTTGCCCTTTTACTTTTAAGCTTGATGATTACCATGCAAATTCTATAA
- a CDS encoding prephenate dehydrogenase, translating to MKISIIGVGLIGGSIALKLKEKKAVDFIYGIDNDEDNLKEALALNIIDKKADFEHGIKYSDLIIIAIPVDAARKILPKVLDLISESQTVMDVGSTKAGIVNSVKNNQKRSRFVAFHPMWGTENKGPKSAVAESFSGKAGVICDREDSAEDALSLVQKVVEKLDMHLIYMNADAHDLHTAYISHISHITSYALANTVLEKEKEEETIFQLASSGFSSTVRLAKSHPEMWVPIFKQNKENVLDVLNEHISQLKKFKSALEKENFEYLSELIENANKIRGILDK from the coding sequence ATGAAAATTAGCATTATCGGTGTAGGATTGATCGGAGGTTCAATTGCATTAAAATTAAAAGAAAAAAAAGCGGTCGATTTTATTTATGGAATCGACAATGATGAAGATAATTTAAAAGAAGCTTTGGCTTTAAACATCATCGACAAAAAAGCAGATTTTGAACATGGAATTAAATACTCAGATTTAATTATCATTGCGATTCCTGTGGACGCGGCAAGAAAAATTCTTCCCAAAGTTTTAGATTTAATATCAGAATCGCAAACCGTGATGGATGTTGGTTCTACCAAAGCAGGGATTGTAAATTCAGTGAAAAACAATCAGAAACGATCTAGATTTGTTGCGTTTCATCCGATGTGGGGAACGGAAAATAAAGGTCCGAAATCTGCTGTTGCCGAAAGTTTTTCAGGGAAAGCAGGTGTAATTTGTGATCGTGAAGATTCTGCTGAAGATGCTTTGAGTTTGGTTCAAAAAGTTGTAGAAAAATTAGATATGCATTTAATTTACATGAATGCTGACGCACATGACCTTCACACTGCGTACATTTCACATATTTCTCATATCACTTCTTATGCGCTTGCCAATACAGTTTTGGAGAAAGAAAAAGAAGAAGAAACGATTTTTCAGCTGGCGAGTTCGGGTTTTTCGAGTACAGTTCGTCTGGCAAAATCTCATCCCGAAATGTGGGTTCCCATTTTTAAACAAAATAAAGAAAATGTCTTGGATGTTTTAAATGAACATATTTCTCAATTAAAAAAATTCAAATCTGCTTTGGAAAAAGAAAACTTTGAATATTTAAGCGAACTCATAGAAAACGCCAATAAGATCAGAGGAATTTTAGATAAATAA
- a CDS encoding serine hydrolase domain-containing protein, producing the protein MKNRFLLLFGFLIFNSVFSQQIIGSWKGELEIQGTKLPLIINIKHENNVYSSTLDSPLQGAEGIPLDQTSFINNELRFENAAMNAKFKGILKDSAIIGTFDQNGLTLPLILKPFDKAKNKDETPELLKLADIGERLKKIDYFLSYLENNNAEAGEISLFKNGKEIYNRNFGQKNLPEFKKTNETFQIGSITKTMTAVMIFNLIDHKKLNLSDKLSQFFPQIPEADKITISQMLNHSSGLGDYIQGKTEPRWLEKKTADQAIINRIIEQGLQFAPGKSQQYSNSGYYLLTKILEKVTQKSYEENLDQYIIKPLQIKQFYTASKKPRNVYKPFSYDKKWIPVTDFDFSNIVGVGDIATTPYNLNLIINAIFDRKIVSETSLESMMPDDKRFGKGLAIVPFHNKIFVGHSGGTYGTNSLMIYNGEDDISVSYSLNADRIGIAGNEFVIAILSFLYGKDYELQK; encoded by the coding sequence ATGAAAAACAGATTTTTACTTCTATTCGGCTTCCTGATCTTTAATTCAGTTTTTTCGCAACAAATTATCGGTTCGTGGAAGGGTGAACTTGAAATTCAGGGAACTAAGCTGCCATTAATTATTAATATAAAACATGAAAACAATGTTTACAGTTCTACGTTAGACAGTCCGCTACAGGGTGCAGAAGGAATTCCCCTCGATCAGACATCTTTTATCAACAACGAGCTAAGGTTTGAAAATGCAGCAATGAATGCGAAATTTAAAGGAATACTGAAAGATTCTGCGATTATCGGAACCTTTGATCAAAACGGACTAACTTTACCTTTGATTCTCAAACCTTTTGACAAAGCAAAAAACAAGGACGAAACTCCTGAGCTCTTAAAACTCGCCGATATTGGGGAAAGATTGAAAAAGATTGATTATTTTCTTTCTTATTTAGAGAATAACAATGCAGAAGCAGGAGAAATCTCTCTATTTAAAAATGGCAAAGAGATTTATAACAGAAATTTCGGTCAAAAAAATCTTCCTGAATTTAAAAAAACAAACGAGACATTTCAGATTGGCTCTATTACCAAGACGATGACCGCCGTCATGATTTTCAATCTAATCGATCATAAGAAACTGAATCTTAGCGATAAACTTTCCCAATTTTTTCCACAAATCCCTGAAGCTGATAAAATTACAATTTCACAAATGCTCAATCACAGTTCGGGACTCGGTGACTATATACAGGGAAAAACCGAACCCAGATGGCTCGAAAAAAAGACTGCAGATCAAGCGATTATCAACAGAATTATTGAGCAGGGCTTACAGTTTGCACCTGGTAAATCGCAGCAATATTCAAATTCCGGATATTACCTTTTAACGAAAATTTTAGAAAAGGTTACCCAAAAATCTTATGAGGAAAATTTAGATCAATACATTATAAAACCTCTGCAAATCAAACAATTTTATACAGCTAGCAAAAAACCGCGCAACGTTTACAAACCTTTTTCTTACGACAAAAAATGGATTCCAGTTACAGATTTTGACTTCAGCAATATTGTTGGCGTTGGCGATATAGCCACGACGCCATATAATTTAAATCTGATCATTAACGCAATTTTTGACCGTAAAATAGTTTCTGAAACGTCGTTAGAATCAATGATGCCCGATGACAAAAGATTTGGAAAAGGTCTCGCGATTGTACCTTTTCACAATAAAATTTTTGTAGGCCACAGCGGCGGAACGTACGGTACAAATTCTCTAATGATTTATAATGGCGAAGACGATATCTCTGTTTCCTATTCTCTAAACGCTGATCGAATCGGCATTGCAGGAAATGAATTCGTCATTGCAATTCTTAGTTTTTTATATGGAAAAGATTATGAATTGCAAAAATGA
- a CDS encoding cation:proton antiporter, whose product MRFSKYRNIIFYVVTIVVFSCLMYWFLIQGQTLEAGENIIIQSHNGSTWDNFVESFQTNLHHPLALLLAQIVTIILAARLFGWICIKIKQPSVIGEMIAGIILGPSLLGMYFQEFSAFLFPKESLGNLQFLSQIGLILFMYIVGMELDLSVLRKKAHDAVVISHASIIIPFALGIGLSYFIYQEFAPEGIQFTSFALFIAIAMSITAFPVLARIVQERNLQKTKLGTIVITCAAADDITAWCILAAVIAIVKAGSFASSIYVILMAIGYVFLMIKIVRPFLKRIGDLQAEKNTINKPMVAIFFLTLILSAYATEVIGIHALFGAFMAGAIMPENAKFRSLFIDKIEDVALVLLLPLFFVFTGLRTQIGLLNEGHLWLTAGAIILVAVVGKFAGSALTAKFLGINWKESLTIGALMNTRGLMELIVLNIGYDLGVLSPKIFAMMVIMALFTTFMTGPALDLINYIFKSKNDEQNNDDNNDSKYRVLLSFDNPESGSTLLKLANDFTYKMNGNKSITAMNIAPVDEMHTYEINEYENEQFKSIIETSKDLRVEVTTLFKASTDIESDLTSISNKGNYDLLLIMLGKSMYEGSLLGRLLGFTTKIINPEKLLNTVKGKSNIFNNSPFDDFTLQILDKTNIPVGVLVDKSFASAEKVFVPIFNLSDFYLLEFAKRLINNNNSQVIILDVAGQIRSNIEVKELIRSIEQVAPNHITLYNDKKIEKEFLQSQDLMLISKKSWRGLIESKSLWLSDIPSTLIISNT is encoded by the coding sequence ATGCGTTTTTCAAAATATAGGAATATCATCTTTTATGTCGTAACTATCGTCGTCTTTTCTTGTCTGATGTATTGGTTTTTGATACAAGGACAAACTTTGGAAGCAGGCGAAAATATCATCATTCAATCTCATAATGGTTCTACCTGGGATAATTTTGTGGAATCTTTTCAGACCAATCTTCATCATCCTTTAGCGTTATTATTGGCGCAGATCGTCACCATCATTTTGGCGGCAAGATTATTTGGCTGGATTTGTATTAAAATAAAACAGCCCAGCGTAATTGGTGAAATGATTGCCGGGATTATTCTCGGACCTTCACTTTTAGGAATGTATTTCCAAGAATTTTCTGCATTTCTTTTCCCAAAAGAATCATTGGGAAATTTGCAGTTTTTAAGCCAAATCGGATTAATTCTTTTCATGTACATCGTCGGAATGGAGCTTGATTTGAGTGTTCTAAGAAAAAAAGCGCACGATGCGGTTGTCATCAGCCATGCAAGTATCATCATTCCTTTTGCATTGGGAATCGGTCTTTCTTATTTCATTTACCAAGAGTTTGCTCCGGAAGGAATTCAGTTTACCTCATTTGCCTTATTTATTGCCATCGCAATGAGTATTACAGCTTTTCCTGTTTTAGCAAGAATTGTTCAGGAGAGAAATCTTCAGAAAACGAAATTAGGAACGATCGTGATTACTTGTGCCGCAGCAGATGATATTACAGCTTGGTGTATTTTGGCGGCGGTGATTGCAATTGTAAAAGCAGGTTCTTTTGCCAGTTCGATCTACGTGATCTTGATGGCAATCGGTTACGTATTTTTAATGATCAAAATTGTAAGACCTTTCTTAAAAAGAATCGGAGATCTTCAGGCTGAGAAAAATACGATCAACAAACCGATGGTTGCTATTTTTTTTCTGACGCTTATTTTATCAGCTTATGCAACAGAAGTCATCGGAATTCATGCTTTGTTCGGGGCTTTTATGGCAGGAGCAATCATGCCCGAAAATGCGAAATTCAGATCTTTGTTTATTGATAAAATAGAAGATGTTGCTCTCGTACTTTTGTTACCACTTTTCTTCGTGTTTACAGGACTTCGTACACAAATCGGATTATTAAACGAAGGGCATTTGTGGTTGACAGCAGGTGCGATTATTTTAGTTGCGGTGGTCGGAAAATTCGCAGGAAGTGCATTAACCGCTAAGTTTCTCGGTATCAACTGGAAAGAAAGTTTAACGATCGGAGCTTTAATGAATACCAGAGGTTTAATGGAACTTATTGTCTTAAATATTGGGTATGATCTTGGTGTTTTGAGTCCTAAAATATTTGCGATGATGGTTATTATGGCATTATTTACTACATTTATGACTGGCCCGGCTTTAGATTTAATTAATTATATCTTTAAATCTAAGAATGATGAACAGAATAATGATGATAACAATGATTCTAAATATCGGGTTCTGCTGTCTTTTGACAACCCCGAATCCGGAAGTACTCTTTTGAAATTAGCCAATGATTTCACGTATAAAATGAACGGCAACAAGAGTATAACCGCAATGAACATTGCTCCGGTAGATGAAATGCATACGTATGAAATCAATGAATACGAGAATGAGCAGTTCAAAAGTATTATAGAAACTTCTAAGGATCTTCGCGTGGAAGTGACCACACTTTTCAAAGCGTCAACTGATATTGAAAGTGATCTCACAAGTATTTCAAACAAAGGAAATTACGATTTACTTTTGATCATGTTAGGAAAATCGATGTATGAAGGAAGTTTATTGGGAAGACTTTTAGGATTTACCACAAAAATCATTAATCCTGAAAAATTACTGAATACCGTAAAAGGTAAAAGTAATATTTTCAACAATTCTCCATTTGATGATTTTACACTTCAGATTTTAGACAAAACAAATATTCCGGTAGGAGTTTTAGTAGATAAAAGCTTCGCTTCGGCTGAAAAAGTGTTTGTTCCAATATTTAATTTAAGTGATTTTTATTTGCTTGAATTTGCTAAAAGACTGATCAATAACAACAATTCTCAGGTCATTATTTTGGATGTTGCCGGACAGATCAGAAGTAATATTGAAGTAAAAGAACTCATCAGAAGCATTGAACAGGTCGCACCCAATCACATTACTTTATATAACGATAAGAAGATTGAAAAAGAATTCTTACAGTCACAGGATCTGATGCTTATCAGCAAAAAAAGCTGGCGCGGACTGATCGAATCAAAAAGTCTTTGGCTTTCAGATATTCCGTCAACATTGATCATTAGTAATACTTAA
- a CDS encoding LytR/AlgR family response regulator transcription factor, whose translation MSSTIKCVILDDEILAISYLKLLCEQIENVEVVKAFNNPEIFFSEINNLDCTVCILDIEMPGMNGLQVAESISDSKKIIFTTAYKEYAAEAFDLNVVDYVRKPIQKERLIQAFEKVKQINSNSAKKDFIDWNTNMGKTIIFTEQIAHIKTSEIDSRDKEITLKDNSNIILKNLNFRSLLEMLPAKDFAQINKKEIIAISAIKIFSTTEVVTNIKTNQENFLKLHVGETYKNALLEVFGNK comes from the coding sequence GTGAGTTCTACGATAAAGTGCGTTATATTAGATGATGAAATTTTAGCTATAAGCTATCTGAAACTTCTTTGCGAACAAATAGAAAACGTGGAAGTAGTGAAAGCTTTTAATAATCCTGAAATTTTTTTCAGCGAAATAAATAATCTCGACTGTACCGTTTGCATTTTAGATATTGAAATGCCCGGAATGAACGGCCTTCAGGTGGCAGAAAGCATCTCAGATTCAAAGAAAATAATCTTTACAACAGCTTATAAAGAATATGCAGCAGAAGCTTTTGATCTGAATGTTGTAGATTATGTAAGAAAGCCCATCCAAAAAGAAAGGCTGATACAGGCATTTGAAAAAGTGAAACAAATCAATTCGAATTCCGCGAAAAAAGACTTTATAGATTGGAATACCAATATGGGAAAGACAATTATTTTCACAGAGCAAATTGCCCACATTAAAACTTCTGAAATCGACAGCCGCGATAAAGAAATTACCCTTAAAGACAATTCTAACATCATTTTAAAAAATCTTAACTTCAGGTCACTCTTAGAAATGTTGCCTGCAAAAGATTTTGCTCAAATCAACAAAAAAGAAATCATCGCCATCTCGGCAATTAAAATTTTTTCAACAACCGAAGTAGTTACCAATATTAAGACAAATCAAGAAAACTTCCTTAAACTTCACGTCGGCGAAACCTATAAAAATGCTTTACTGGAAGTATTTGGAAACAAATAA